CGCAGTGTAGCTCGCCAAATGGGCCGAGGATTTCGTCATCCGTAAATGCGTACTCATTGCCGTCGTGATTCAGCTCTTCACGCAGCGCCATCAATAGCTCTGCATCTTCATATTCCGGACGGCTGAGAACACCTAAGCCATAGATGAGCTTCAGACGCACAGAAAGATCGCCCAGCGGTCCGTCACCGTCGAGCAACGGTTCTACAGCATATTTCACCGCGTAATCGTCTTTGCGGAATACCTGAAGCACCAGAATATTCACCGCCTCGGTGAGTAGCTCCACGGCGGTGATCAGGAAACTCCGTACGGTCTTGCCAGCATTCAGACGTTCAAGCACACGGTTTTCAAAGGCCTGGGTTTGTTCCATTATTGGCTGCATATCTGACAATCTATTATTCAGGCACAGGATGCCCTGCGCCTGGTACGGCATCATAATTACTTTGCGTTATACGCGTTAACCGCCTCGGCAACGACATCGCTATTAGCATCCAGTCCGGAAACCTGTGCCAGCGCCGCCTGCGGGCCTTTCTCTTCAATCAGTGCAGCCAGTTCCTGAGCCTGTGGGTCTTCGTCGCTGCGATAGTGCATCGCGCCGGCAATCCCTTTGACCAGATTGGCGTGCGGCAGCGCATATTCCAGCGTCCCGAGCAGCGGTTTAATCAGACGGTCGCCCGCGCTCAGTTTACGCAGCGGCTGACGTCCCACACGCTCAACGTCATCTTTCAGATACGGGTTTTCAAAGCGACCAAGGATTTTCTGGATGTATGCAGCGTGTTTATCCGCATCAAAGCCGTAGCGTTTGATCAGCACCGCGCCGCTCTCTTCCATCGCGCCTTTTACCACCGCACGGATTTTCTCATCGAGAATCGCGTCACGGATGGTCTGATGACCTGCCAATTTTCCGAGGTACGCGGTTATAGCATGCCCGGTGTTCAGCGTGAAGAGTTTACGTTCGACAAATGCCATCAGGTTATCAGTTAATTCCATACCTGGGATGTTCGGCAGTTCGCCTTTGAACTGGGTCTTGTCGACAATCCATTCGCTGAAGGTTTCTACGGTCACTTCCAGCGGATCGTTAGTGGCCGAAGCCGAAGGCGGAACAATACGGTCTACGGCGGAATCCACAAAGCCCACATGCTGCTCAACCCAGGCTTTATCTTCCTCTGGCAGCGCATTCATCACATGGCCTTTCAGTTGGGTGGTGCCACGCACCATGTTTTCGCAGGCGATGATGTTCAGCGGGGTTTCGATGCCCTGCGCTTTGCGTTTCACCAGACCTTTGGCGACCGCCGGTGCAATACGCTCCAGCACCACCGGCCCAACCGCAGTGGTCACAATATCGACGTGCGCGATCAGATCAATGACCTCGTCACCAATGCTGCTTACGGCATTCACGTTGGAAACGGTTTCGACCTGCTCATTTTCACCCACAACATGAACCTGATAGCTATGACGGGCATTCAGGGCGTCGAGCACCACCTGATTTACATCCGCGAAAGTCAGTTGTATCCCCGCGTCGGCCAGCAGTTTGCCGATAAAGCCACGACCGATATTACCTGCGCCAAAATGTAATGCTTTCATAGTGTTAACCTTCATTAATGTTTTTACCCGAGAGGGCTGGGGTGAGGGACAGCAAAACGCTCCCCCTCACCCTAACCCTCTCCCGTAACGGGAGAGAGTAGGACGTAGGCCCGATTAGCGTTAGCGTCATCGGGCTACGCGACTTACTTACGACCTGCCAGCAGTTCCAGGACTTCATCCACGCTGGTGGTGTGCGCCAGACGTTCGATCACGGATTCATCATCCAGTGCGTTGGTCAGGCTGGTAATCACCTGGATGTGCTCGTTGTTGCGCGCAGCGATACCAATGACCAGACGGGCAATGTCGTCTTCTTCTTCGCCAAAGCGAACGCCTTCCGGGTACTGGCAGAACACTACTCCCGTTTTCAGCACGCGGTCTTTGGCTTCAACGGTACCGTGTGGAACTGCGATAGACTCGCCCAGATAGGTCGGGGTCAGCTTTTCGCGTTCCAGCATCGCAGCAACGTATTCCGGCTCTACATAGCCGCCTTTCACCAGTTGCTCACCGGCAAAGAGAATCGCTTCTTCTTTCGTCGCCGCTTTGCGACCCAGGAAGATGTTTTCCGCACTCAGCTTGAACAGGTTGTTGTCGCCTTCGTCAAAGCTGTCTTTCAGATGATCGCGAACTTTCTCTTCGTTGACGTTGTGGCGCTGTGCCGCAACCAGACGCTCGGTCAGGCTGGAGTACAGACCGCTGTCCAGGAAGTTAGTCAGCGAAATATGCTGCGCCTGAGGCACCTGGCGCATCGCACGCTCGGTCAGATCGCGGTGGGTGATCACCAGGTCCACATCCGGCGGCAGGCTGTTGATTGCGCTGTTGGTGACAGAGATGTGGCTCAGCCCTGCATCCTGCACTTTTTTACGCAGCACACCTGCGCCCATCGCACTGGAACCCATACCGGCATCGCAGGCAACGATGATTTTACGCACGTGGCTCAGGTCGTTGGTGACATCACCTGCGGTCAGCGCAGAGGCACCTTTAGACTCAGCTTTCATGTCGTGCATACGGCGGGTTGCCGCGTCGATATCGTCCTCTTCCTCTTTCACTTTGCTGGTTTTCAGCAGAATGGCAGAGACAACGAAGGAGACCGCCATCGCCGCACAGATTGCTGCGATGTTCGCGAAGTAGGCGCCTTTTGGCGTCATCGCCAGTACCGCCAGAATGGAACCCGGAGAGGCCGGTGAAACCAGACCGCCGTTGAGAATGGTCAGCGTGAACACACCCGTCATACCGCCAAGGATAACGGCGAGGATCAAGCGTGGGTTCATCAGCACATACGGGAAGTAAATTTCGTGAATACCACCCAGGAAGTGGATGATTGCCGCACCGCCAGCTGACTGCTTAGCGCTGCCGCGACCGAAGAACATGTACGCCAGCAGAACGCCCATCCCCGGACCTGGGTTCGCTTCAATCAGGAAGAAGATGGATTTGCCCATCTCATGGGACTGTTGAATGCCCAGAGGTGAGAAGATACCGTGGTTGATGGCGTTGTTGAGGAACAGGATTTTCGCCGGTTCAACGAAGATGGAGGCCAGCGGCAGCATGTCGTGGACAACCATGAAGTTAACGCCAGCAGCCAGAATTTTGGACAGTGCTTCAACCAGCGGACCAATGCCGAGGAACGCCAGAATGGCGAGGATCATACCGATGATGCCAGCGGAGAAGTTATTCACCAGCATCTCAAAACCGGACTTGATCTTACCGTCCACCCAGCCATCGAAATGTTTGATTGCCCAGCCACCCAACGGACCTGCGATCATCGCGCCGAGGAACATTGGCATATCCGCACCAACGATAACACCCATGGTGGTGATTGCACCCACCACACCACCGCGATCGCCACCGACCAGACGGCCGCCGGTGAAACCTATCAGCAACGGCAACAGGTAGGTGATCATCGGTCCAACAAGCTTCGCCAGCGTTTCGTTCGGCAACCACCCTGTTGGAATGAATAATGCGGTGATAATACCCCACGCGATAAACGCGCCGATATTTGGCATCACCATGTTGCTGAGGAATCGACCAAAGCTTTGCACTTTGATCTTAATATCGGATGACATAAAAACACCCCTTCTTATGTTGCTGTCGCGCAGGCTGGAAGCCCGAGGATTATTGTTAATGTGGCGGCAGAGGTAGCCGGACCCTGGAGATACTGCGAAATCTGGCACCGAATCGCTCAACTGTCCAGTCGATGGCCTGTTGTGTGATTTTTGTCACATAAATATAGGGGGTAGGTCGGCATTTGATGTGATATTGGTCACAATAAAGCGGTGTGAAAAAACAACAAAATGACCGAAGCGGCAAAAAATGGCAATTAAATGTGATGGTGGTCACCATTTCATTTCGATGGTTTGTTGAATTTTTGTGATGTAAATCACAAGATATTTTTGCCGCGACGGTGAGTGGATGTGATCCATCGCAGGTTCTACCATCCTCTTTAACCGCCCTGAAATTGAGCAACCTCTCACCCCGAAAATTTAGCATTTCGTGCTATGGCTAAAATGGCGATTTCGAATTATGTTCAAAACATCAGCCATGACAGTCATCGGCTGCCTGCAATTTAAAACTCTTATTAAACGTGAACGCGAGGCAGGTATGTTTCTAAATTATTTCGCGTTGGGAGTGCTGATCTTCGTTTTCCTGGTTCTGTTTTACGGAATCATCGCGATTCACGATATCCCCTATTTGATTGCGAAAAAGCGCAATCACCCTCATGCCGACGCCATTCATACGGCAGGCTGGGTAAGCTTGTTTACGCTGCATGTTATCTGGCCGTTTCTGTGGATTTGGGCAACGCTGTA
This Citrobacter enshiensis DNA region includes the following protein-coding sequences:
- the mtlR gene encoding mannitol operon repressor MtlR, with amino-acid sequence MPYQAQGILCLNNRLSDMQPIMEQTQAFENRVLERLNAGKTVRSFLITAVELLTEAVNILVLQVFRKDDYAVKYAVEPLLDGDGPLGDLSVRLKLIYGLGVLSRPEYEDAELLMALREELNHDGNEYAFTDDEILGPFGELHCVMALPPPPHFDTSDPSLYAMQIQRYQQAVRSTMVLSLTELISKISLKKAFQK
- the mtlD gene encoding mannitol-1-phosphate 5-dehydrogenase; this translates as MKALHFGAGNIGRGFIGKLLADAGIQLTFADVNQVVLDALNARHSYQVHVVGENEQVETVSNVNAVSSIGDEVIDLIAHVDIVTTAVGPVVLERIAPAVAKGLVKRKAQGIETPLNIIACENMVRGTTQLKGHVMNALPEEDKAWVEQHVGFVDSAVDRIVPPSASATNDPLEVTVETFSEWIVDKTQFKGELPNIPGMELTDNLMAFVERKLFTLNTGHAITAYLGKLAGHQTIRDAILDEKIRAVVKGAMEESGAVLIKRYGFDADKHAAYIQKILGRFENPYLKDDVERVGRQPLRKLSAGDRLIKPLLGTLEYALPHANLVKGIAGAMHYRSDEDPQAQELAALIEEKGPQAALAQVSGLDANSDVVAEAVNAYNAK
- the mtlA gene encoding PTS mannitol transporter subunit IICBA, translated to MSSDIKIKVQSFGRFLSNMVMPNIGAFIAWGIITALFIPTGWLPNETLAKLVGPMITYLLPLLIGFTGGRLVGGDRGGVVGAITTMGVIVGADMPMFLGAMIAGPLGGWAIKHFDGWVDGKIKSGFEMLVNNFSAGIIGMILAILAFLGIGPLVEALSKILAAGVNFMVVHDMLPLASIFVEPAKILFLNNAINHGIFSPLGIQQSHEMGKSIFFLIEANPGPGMGVLLAYMFFGRGSAKQSAGGAAIIHFLGGIHEIYFPYVLMNPRLILAVILGGMTGVFTLTILNGGLVSPASPGSILAVLAMTPKGAYFANIAAICAAMAVSFVVSAILLKTSKVKEEEDDIDAATRRMHDMKAESKGASALTAGDVTNDLSHVRKIIVACDAGMGSSAMGAGVLRKKVQDAGLSHISVTNSAINSLPPDVDLVITHRDLTERAMRQVPQAQHISLTNFLDSGLYSSLTERLVAAQRHNVNEEKVRDHLKDSFDEGDNNLFKLSAENIFLGRKAATKEEAILFAGEQLVKGGYVEPEYVAAMLEREKLTPTYLGESIAVPHGTVEAKDRVLKTGVVFCQYPEGVRFGEEEDDIARLVIGIAARNNEHIQVITSLTNALDDESVIERLAHTTSVDEVLELLAGRK
- a CDS encoding DUF3302 domain-containing protein codes for the protein MFLNYFALGVLIFVFLVLFYGIIAIHDIPYLIAKKRNHPHADAIHTAGWVSLFTLHVIWPFLWIWATLYQPERGWGMQSHARPPGQEPDPDIAALSERITQLEQKLARVQTPDDDSSVER